One Rhodococcus sp. P1Y DNA window includes the following coding sequences:
- a CDS encoding helix-turn-helix domain-containing protein has product MTPSNDDRIDNQGIVAKVSEATEVVAEASDLVASVVTTAASDIGSYIRSQREAAQVSMRQLASRAGVSNPYLSQIERGLRKPSAEVLTQIAKGLRVSSEVLYVRAGFLEERPHGPVRDALLGDTEINERQKHVLIEIYDSFRRENEQAQKAEDAQVTASQSEPEPSTDTEPPIQESSHD; this is encoded by the coding sequence ATGACCCCGAGTAACGATGACCGGATCGACAACCAGGGGATAGTCGCGAAGGTGTCCGAGGCAACCGAGGTTGTCGCCGAGGCGAGTGATCTCGTCGCGAGCGTCGTGACCACGGCAGCGTCGGACATCGGCAGTTACATCCGCAGCCAGCGCGAAGCCGCCCAGGTATCCATGAGGCAGCTCGCGTCGAGGGCGGGGGTGAGCAATCCGTATCTCAGTCAGATCGAGCGCGGACTCCGCAAACCATCCGCCGAGGTGCTCACGCAGATCGCCAAGGGCCTGCGTGTGTCATCGGAAGTGTTGTACGTACGGGCCGGGTTCTTGGAAGAACGTCCACACGGTCCAGTTCGAGATGCCTTGCTCGGCGACACGGAGATCAACGAACGGCAGAAACATGTGCTGATCGAGATCTACGACTCCTTCCGTCGCGAGAACGAACAAGCGCAGAAGGCCGAGGACGCGCAGGTCACGGCGTCGCAATCCGAACCAGAACCATCTACTGACACCGAACCACCCATACAGGAGTCTTCCCATGACTGA
- a CDS encoding DUF2516 family protein: MPAVDSLTALILLVLRFVALAGAAYAVFHAVRQRTDAFTAVDKLTKPVWVGILVVALLVIFAFGINFIGIIGIVAVCVYLVDVRPKVDGIQRGPRW; the protein is encoded by the coding sequence GTGCCAGCAGTCGACAGCCTCACCGCCCTGATACTTCTCGTCCTCCGCTTCGTTGCGTTGGCGGGAGCCGCGTACGCGGTGTTTCACGCGGTTCGGCAGCGGACCGACGCGTTCACCGCGGTCGACAAGCTGACGAAGCCCGTGTGGGTCGGCATTCTCGTCGTGGCGCTGTTGGTGATCTTCGCTTTCGGAATCAACTTCATCGGAATCATCGGGATCGTCGCGGTGTGCGTCTATCTCGTCGACGTCCGGCCGAAGGTCGACGGAATTCAGCGCGGCCCGCGCTGGTAG
- a CDS encoding LmeA family phospholipid-binding protein: MTRSKAPMIAVLVVLVLVAALLSGELFFRQQIKSCLAGQLQSEIGSQVEIGLGWKPILISLVDKQVSSVTLDSDDARFGPAEGMVVHAEVEDVNLERTADSNGTIGSSSADIDWSTSGIASTLQSQGIGALVSGVTSDAGAGTLSFAVGGLAQLTVKPTVTGGKVDVQTVDASILGLGIPTDLVDSIVSVLSDSLQQYPLGMTPSSLTVTDTGIALSLEGGQYSIPPTADQPTEVPEGCELLA; this comes from the coding sequence ATGACACGAAGCAAAGCTCCCATGATCGCGGTGCTCGTCGTTCTGGTTCTCGTCGCCGCGCTGCTGAGCGGAGAACTGTTCTTCCGCCAGCAGATCAAGTCCTGCCTTGCAGGACAGCTGCAGAGCGAGATCGGAAGTCAGGTCGAGATCGGCCTTGGCTGGAAGCCCATCCTGATCTCACTCGTCGACAAGCAGGTGTCGTCGGTGACGCTCGATTCCGACGACGCGCGGTTCGGACCCGCCGAAGGCATGGTCGTGCACGCGGAGGTCGAGGACGTGAACCTGGAGCGAACCGCGGACAGTAACGGAACCATCGGCAGTTCGAGCGCGGACATCGACTGGTCGACGAGCGGTATCGCCTCCACATTGCAGTCACAGGGCATCGGCGCTCTCGTCTCCGGCGTCACCTCCGACGCGGGCGCGGGCACGCTGTCCTTTGCCGTCGGCGGCCTGGCGCAGTTGACGGTGAAGCCGACGGTCACCGGCGGCAAAGTGGACGTGCAGACGGTGGACGCATCGATCCTCGGCCTCGGGATTCCGACCGACCTCGTCGACAGCATCGTGAGCGTTCTGTCCGACAGCCTCCAGCAGTACCCGCTCGGTATGACGCCCAGTTCGCTGACCGTCACCGACACGGGGATCGCCTTGAGCCTCGAAGGCGGGCAGTACTCGATTCCGCCCACTGCCGACCAGCCCACCGAGGTACCCGAGGGGTGCGAACTACTCGCTTAG
- a CDS encoding type 1 glutamine amidotransferase domain-containing protein → MTAASLTGLRVAILATDGVEEVELVQPRDAVESAGATSTLVSLTHGDIQSFESDVNPAGTYAVDAVVADVSVDDFDALILPGGTTNPDSLRTDSDAVEFVRRFVDSGKPVGVICHGPWTLVEADVVRGRTLTSYPSIRTDIRNAGGTVVDEEVVIDGNLISSRNPDDLPAFNSALVDQFSKAVTVG, encoded by the coding sequence ATGACCGCTGCATCGTTGACAGGACTCCGCGTAGCCATTCTCGCCACCGACGGAGTCGAAGAAGTAGAACTCGTACAACCACGTGACGCCGTCGAGTCGGCCGGTGCCACCAGCACGCTCGTTTCCCTCACGCACGGCGATATCCAATCGTTCGAAAGCGATGTCAACCCCGCCGGTACGTACGCGGTGGATGCTGTCGTCGCCGACGTATCGGTGGACGATTTCGACGCCCTGATCCTCCCCGGCGGTACGACCAACCCGGACTCGCTCAGGACCGATTCCGACGCAGTCGAATTCGTTCGACGATTCGTGGACTCGGGCAAGCCGGTCGGAGTCATCTGCCACGGTCCGTGGACCCTGGTGGAAGCCGATGTCGTTCGCGGTCGAACCCTCACCTCGTACCCCAGCATTCGTACCGACATTCGCAACGCCGGAGGAACCGTCGTCGACGAGGAGGTCGTGATCGACGGCAACCTGATCTCGAGTCGGAACCCCGACGACCTGCCCGCGTTCAACTCCGCTCTTGTCGATCAGTTCTCGAAAGCCGTAACCGTAGGTTAG
- a CDS encoding MerR family transcriptional regulator, protein MIEYRVDDLARRAGVSVRNVRVYQDRGLLPPPRREGRTGWYNEAHLARLELISRMLDRGYTFATISELLSAAQSGLRVEDVLTTDGEVQQLREIRHLGREELRGLFGPGIADEDLDRGAELGLMAHEGGGFRIDNPVFLEAAKLLHDAGIPLTRTLDQTEAVRRDLDDVASRFVALITDKFLTDGKDPFDTDATTVGELAELVNSLRPLTHRVVGVLFGEAMERQILLAMEGILSGYSTTEGEGPESANDQAS, encoded by the coding sequence ATGATCGAATACCGCGTCGACGATCTGGCACGCCGCGCAGGCGTGAGTGTCCGGAACGTTCGCGTCTACCAAGACCGCGGGCTGCTTCCGCCCCCGCGCAGGGAAGGCCGGACCGGCTGGTACAACGAGGCGCATCTGGCCAGGCTCGAGCTGATCAGCCGGATGCTGGATCGGGGATACACGTTCGCGACCATCAGCGAACTTCTGTCCGCGGCACAGTCGGGACTGCGCGTCGAGGACGTACTCACGACGGACGGCGAGGTGCAGCAGCTTCGCGAGATCAGGCATCTCGGCCGTGAGGAACTTCGGGGACTGTTCGGGCCAGGTATCGCCGACGAGGATCTTGACCGCGGCGCAGAGCTGGGTCTTATGGCACACGAGGGTGGCGGATTCCGGATCGACAATCCCGTCTTCCTGGAAGCCGCCAAACTGCTGCACGACGCAGGAATCCCGTTGACGCGAACGCTCGATCAGACCGAGGCGGTACGACGCGATCTCGATGATGTGGCTTCTCGTTTTGTTGCCTTGATCACAGACAAATTTCTTACCGACGGCAAAGATCCATTCGATACCGACGCCACGACAGTCGGAGAACTGGCCGAGCTGGTCAACAGCCTCCGGCCGCTCACCCACCGCGTCGTCGGGGTCTTGTTCGGGGAGGCCATGGAACGGCAGATCCTGTTGGCCATGGAAGGGATTCTGTCGGGGTACAGCACGACAGAGGGCGAAGGACCTGAATCGGCGAACGATCAGGCCAGCTAA
- a CDS encoding class I SAM-dependent methyltransferase encodes MPDSPYRAAFDATSPMFDSVTPLVWGPAGQSLAFALGLRSGERVLDICAGTGASALPAAAAVGPDGLVHAIDLSDDLLELARLKATARALRNIDFVRADATQWEPPSTAADGYDALACSYGVFFLPDMDISFARLVRLVRPGGRVGVTVWRKGAIEAFARAFFEVVARYKPGRPHEGPLATETYAAHPLRRIETEETLGPWLTESGCTSVEVREFSNHVPATEEFSWNFVLGSGFRGAIAEFDDDALASIRTEFLELLTARGIDSVDATTLVATGVSVA; translated from the coding sequence ATGCCCGACTCCCCGTACCGCGCCGCGTTCGACGCGACGAGCCCGATGTTCGACAGCGTCACCCCGCTAGTCTGGGGTCCGGCAGGCCAATCGCTCGCTTTCGCGCTCGGATTGCGCTCGGGCGAGCGCGTTCTCGACATCTGCGCGGGGACCGGGGCGTCGGCACTTCCCGCTGCGGCCGCGGTCGGACCGGACGGACTCGTCCACGCGATCGATCTGTCGGACGACCTACTCGAACTCGCTCGGCTGAAGGCCACCGCGCGAGCACTGCGAAATATCGATTTCGTACGCGCCGACGCCACACAGTGGGAACCGCCGAGCACTGCTGCCGACGGTTACGACGCACTGGCGTGCTCGTACGGTGTGTTCTTCCTACCGGACATGGACATTTCCTTCGCGCGTCTCGTGCGGCTGGTAAGGCCCGGTGGCCGAGTCGGCGTGACGGTATGGCGCAAGGGGGCGATCGAGGCGTTCGCTCGGGCGTTCTTCGAGGTGGTCGCTCGATACAAGCCCGGCCGACCGCACGAAGGTCCTCTGGCGACCGAGACGTACGCCGCGCACCCGTTGCGTCGGATCGAGACGGAGGAGACACTCGGGCCGTGGCTGACCGAGTCGGGCTGCACGTCGGTCGAGGTACGCGAGTTCTCGAATCATGTGCCTGCCACCGAGGAATTCAGCTGGAACTTCGTGCTCGGCAGCGGTTTTCGAGGCGCGATCGCGGAATTCGACGACGATGCCCTGGCGTCGATACGTACCGAGTTCCTCGAACTCCTCACCGCTCGCGGCATCGACTCGGTCGACGCGACGACACTGGTGGCAACGGGCGTCTCCGTCGCCTGA
- the deoC gene encoding deoxyribose-phosphate aldolase yields MSLTRGALARMVDHTLLKPEATGENVTALVEEGLDLGVLAVCVSPSMLPVRGRGLVVAAVAGFPSGKHHSLVKGAEARLAVDQGANEIDMVIDVGAAVTGDYNAVLSDILTVREAIGPTAVLKVIIESAALSDEAIVETCLVAEKAGADFVKTSTGFHPAGGASVEAVRLMAETVGGRLGVKASGGIRTTDAALAMIDAGATRLGLSGTRAVLDGLS; encoded by the coding sequence ATGTCTCTCACACGCGGCGCACTTGCCCGGATGGTCGATCACACGTTGCTCAAACCCGAAGCGACGGGAGAGAACGTGACGGCTCTCGTCGAGGAAGGGCTCGACCTCGGGGTCCTCGCGGTCTGCGTGTCCCCGTCGATGCTGCCCGTGCGCGGACGCGGTCTCGTCGTGGCCGCGGTGGCGGGATTCCCGTCCGGCAAGCACCACTCGCTCGTCAAGGGCGCCGAGGCTCGTCTGGCGGTGGATCAGGGAGCGAACGAAATCGACATGGTCATCGATGTGGGCGCCGCAGTGACCGGCGACTACAACGCGGTGTTGTCCGACATCCTCACCGTGCGTGAGGCGATCGGCCCGACGGCCGTGCTCAAGGTGATCATCGAATCGGCCGCACTGTCCGACGAGGCCATCGTCGAAACCTGTCTCGTCGCCGAGAAAGCCGGAGCCGACTTCGTCAAGACCTCGACTGGCTTCCACCCGGCGGGCGGTGCGAGCGTGGAGGCAGTCAGGCTGATGGCCGAGACCGTCGGTGGCAGGTTGGGCGTCAAGGCGAGCGGCGGCATCCGTACGACGGACGCCGCCCTCGCCATGATCGACGCCGGGGCAACGCGATTGGGGTTGTCGGGAACTCGCGCTGTGCTCGACGGGTTGAGCTGA
- a CDS encoding TetR/AcrR family transcriptional regulator: protein MARNATPAEKAETDSETKTEKPDGRKRRWREHKIARREELVDGTLAAIRLRGREIGMDEIASEIGISKTVLYRYFTDKNDLTNATMTRYVETTLAPRIYFAISEELDEYHLTRAVIAAYVETVATDPEVYLYVMANNAGSNRDVVAESERMIAELLATVLGERLRIREMDSGGSVPFAFAIVGAVQLATHWWISNKSMSMEDLIDYLVMMTWGGVHGVAMADGSPAKFKSQPHPLVDDETPPKS from the coding sequence GTGGCGAGAAATGCAACACCAGCGGAAAAGGCCGAGACCGATTCGGAGACAAAGACGGAGAAGCCCGACGGCCGCAAGCGCCGGTGGCGCGAACACAAGATCGCGCGTCGCGAGGAACTGGTCGACGGCACCCTCGCTGCCATCCGGTTGCGTGGCCGCGAGATCGGAATGGACGAGATCGCGTCGGAGATCGGCATTTCGAAGACCGTTCTCTACCGGTATTTCACCGACAAGAACGATCTGACCAACGCCACGATGACCCGATACGTCGAGACGACGCTCGCTCCACGTATCTACTTCGCCATCTCGGAGGAGCTGGACGAGTACCACCTCACTCGGGCGGTGATCGCCGCGTACGTCGAGACGGTCGCGACCGACCCCGAGGTCTACCTGTACGTGATGGCCAACAACGCCGGCAGCAACCGTGATGTGGTCGCCGAGTCGGAACGGATGATTGCCGAGCTGCTCGCGACCGTGCTCGGCGAACGTCTACGTATCCGTGAAATGGACTCGGGCGGTTCGGTGCCGTTCGCGTTCGCCATCGTCGGGGCGGTGCAGCTCGCGACGCACTGGTGGATTTCGAACAAGTCGATGTCCATGGAGGATCTGATCGACTACCTCGTGATGATGACGTGGGGCGGCGTGCACGGCGTCGCGATGGCCGACGGTTCGCCCGCAAAATTCAAATCCCAGCCGCATCCGTTGGTCGACGACGAGACCCCGCCGAAGAGCTGA
- a CDS encoding DUF445 domain-containing protein: protein MNLDDAAKRHDLRKMKLVATGFLAFATVVYLICRWQESRGAGEWVGYVRAASEAGMVGALADWFAVTALFKHPLGIPIPHTAIIRKKKDQLGTSLSSFVGNNFLAPDVVSEKVRSAQVPLRLGTWLAETENAERVAAESATIMHGVIEVLNDEDITQVIDNTIVRRLADPQWGPPIGRVLDELIKENRQLPLIDMLAERAHQWALGSAETIERVVSRDSPTWSPKFVDTLLGEKIYKELVEFTWKIRSNPQHELRLAANKFLVDYAHDLQHDPATIEKAESLKAQIMGREEITGLAAATWKVAKRLITESVDDPSSTLRRKISENVAMWGARIRDDDELRGKVDGWLLGGARYIASNYADEITTIITDTVARWDADEASRKIELQVGRDLQFIRINGTVVGSLAGLAIYSLSNLLF from the coding sequence ATGAATCTCGACGACGCAGCCAAGCGCCACGACCTTCGCAAGATGAAGCTCGTCGCGACGGGGTTTCTCGCGTTCGCCACCGTGGTCTACCTGATCTGCCGCTGGCAGGAGTCGCGTGGCGCAGGTGAATGGGTGGGTTATGTCCGTGCAGCCTCGGAAGCGGGAATGGTCGGCGCGCTCGCCGATTGGTTCGCGGTGACGGCGCTGTTCAAGCATCCGCTGGGGATTCCGATTCCCCACACGGCGATCATCCGGAAGAAGAAGGATCAGCTCGGCACATCGCTCAGCTCGTTCGTCGGGAACAATTTTCTTGCGCCGGACGTGGTCTCGGAGAAGGTGCGATCGGCGCAGGTTCCGCTTCGGCTGGGGACCTGGCTCGCCGAAACCGAGAATGCCGAGCGGGTGGCAGCGGAATCCGCCACGATCATGCACGGCGTGATCGAGGTCCTCAACGACGAGGACATCACACAGGTCATCGACAACACCATCGTGCGCAGGCTTGCCGATCCTCAGTGGGGCCCGCCGATCGGGCGTGTCCTCGACGAGCTCATCAAGGAGAACCGTCAGCTTCCATTGATCGACATGCTTGCCGAGCGGGCACACCAGTGGGCACTCGGCAGTGCGGAGACCATCGAACGCGTCGTCTCACGTGATTCACCGACGTGGTCGCCCAAGTTCGTCGACACTCTGCTCGGCGAGAAGATCTACAAGGAACTCGTCGAATTCACCTGGAAGATCCGCTCGAATCCGCAGCACGAACTGCGACTGGCCGCGAACAAATTCCTCGTCGACTATGCGCACGACCTGCAGCACGACCCGGCAACCATCGAGAAGGCCGAATCCCTCAAGGCGCAGATCATGGGTCGTGAGGAGATCACCGGTCTCGCGGCCGCCACGTGGAAGGTCGCCAAGCGGCTGATCACCGAATCGGTGGACGATCCGTCGAGCACCCTGCGCCGCAAGATCAGCGAGAACGTCGCCATGTGGGGCGCGAGAATCCGCGACGACGACGAACTGCGCGGCAAGGTCGACGGCTGGTTGCTCGGGGGAGCGCGATACATCGCGTCGAACTACGCCGACGAGATCACCACGATCATCACCGACACGGTCGCCCGCTGGGACGCCGACGAAGCAAGCCGAAAGATCGAACTCCAGGTCGGCCGCGATTTGCAGTTCATCCGAATCAACGGAACGGTCGTCGGATCGCTCGCGGGCCTTGCGATCTACTCGCTGTCGAATCTGTTGTTCTAG
- a CDS encoding alpha/beta fold hydrolase — protein sequence MVTSRAARGISLGIAAAAGIGAAVGIGAAVARRRRLNSFTRTTDTEPDALLHRPPFVPRIVPVVTDDGAELHVRVYGDPEAKPIVFSHGWTCSADYWFPQINAFAENYSVVVYDQRGHGQSDVGTRPLGPDVLADDLADVLAATVGEDNKAVLVGHSMGGMSIMAWAGRYPEQVENLVSAVLLASTATDSLVRETTVIPLPNRFPRLPLPVGRVVLKSAVPLRPSPVTRHAIKYISMAPGSTQAEVAFCEKIVLECEPRTRGIWGAALTDLDIHEALSNMNVPTSVLVGTADRLTPPVHARKLAQALDAHGHLSALLEIPGIGHMSSVEAIDEFNAEVMRLRSM from the coding sequence GTGGTTACAAGCAGAGCAGCCCGGGGCATTTCGCTCGGTATCGCCGCCGCAGCAGGAATTGGCGCGGCCGTCGGGATCGGCGCAGCAGTGGCGAGGCGTCGCCGTCTGAACTCGTTCACGAGAACGACAGACACCGAGCCCGACGCGCTTCTGCACAGGCCCCCCTTCGTCCCACGCATCGTGCCTGTCGTCACCGACGACGGTGCCGAACTGCATGTGCGGGTCTACGGTGACCCGGAAGCGAAGCCCATCGTGTTCAGTCACGGATGGACATGCTCGGCGGACTACTGGTTCCCCCAGATCAATGCGTTCGCCGAAAATTATTCTGTGGTCGTCTACGACCAGCGCGGCCATGGGCAAAGTGACGTCGGAACCAGGCCCCTGGGCCCGGACGTGCTCGCCGATGACCTTGCCGATGTCCTGGCCGCCACCGTCGGCGAAGACAACAAGGCTGTGCTCGTCGGGCACAGCATGGGCGGCATGTCGATCATGGCGTGGGCGGGCAGGTATCCCGAACAGGTCGAGAACTTGGTGAGCGCAGTTCTTCTCGCATCGACCGCGACCGACAGCCTCGTGCGCGAAACTACCGTGATCCCGCTGCCGAACAGGTTCCCGAGGTTGCCGCTTCCGGTCGGTCGTGTCGTGCTCAAGTCGGCCGTACCTCTTCGTCCGTCTCCGGTCACCCGGCATGCCATCAAGTACATCTCGATGGCGCCAGGTTCGACGCAGGCAGAGGTGGCCTTCTGCGAGAAGATCGTGCTCGAATGCGAACCTCGTACACGCGGAATCTGGGGCGCCGCCCTCACCGACCTCGACATCCACGAAGCGCTCTCGAACATGAATGTCCCTACCTCGGTCCTGGTGGGCACTGCCGACCGCCTGACGCCGCCCGTGCACGCACGCAAGCTCGCGCAGGCGTTGGACGCGCATGGTCACCTCAGCGCACTCCTCGAGATTCCCGGCATCGGGCACATGAGCTCGGTCGAGGCCATCGACGAGTTCAACGCAGAAGTGATGCGGCTGCGCAGCATGTGA
- the purU gene encoding formyltetrahydrofolate deformylase, with protein MSSAGVIDDRRYVLSLGCPDRTGIVAKISTFLAEVGGWIVEAAYHADPDTGWFFTRQAVRASSVGIGIDELRAKFQTVADEIGADTEWTLTDSGERKRVVILVSKEAHCLHDLLGRAAGGELPAEISAVIGNHKSLEPVAKAHGITFHHVDFPKDPSERGPAFDEVKTLVDSYDPHAVVLARFMQVLPQDLCERWAGRALNIHHSFLPSFVGARPYHQAFARGVKLIGATCHYVTAELDAGPIVEQDVIRVDHSDETTDMVRQGRDIEKLVLSRGLRWHLEDRVLVHGRKTVVFS; from the coding sequence ATGAGTTCTGCTGGTGTCATCGACGACCGTCGCTACGTATTGTCCCTCGGATGTCCCGACCGTACGGGCATCGTCGCAAAGATCTCGACGTTTCTCGCCGAGGTCGGTGGATGGATCGTCGAAGCTGCCTATCACGCGGACCCGGACACCGGATGGTTCTTCACCCGGCAGGCCGTTCGTGCGTCGTCGGTGGGGATCGGGATCGACGAACTGCGGGCGAAATTTCAGACCGTCGCCGACGAGATCGGCGCCGACACCGAATGGACGCTGACCGATTCGGGCGAACGCAAGCGTGTAGTCATCCTCGTCAGCAAAGAGGCGCACTGCCTGCACGACCTGTTGGGACGCGCGGCCGGTGGGGAGCTGCCAGCCGAGATCTCAGCCGTGATCGGCAATCACAAATCACTCGAACCCGTCGCGAAAGCGCATGGAATCACTTTCCACCACGTCGACTTTCCGAAGGACCCCAGCGAGCGCGGGCCGGCGTTCGACGAGGTGAAGACGCTCGTGGACTCCTACGATCCGCACGCCGTCGTGCTTGCACGATTCATGCAGGTATTGCCGCAGGATCTGTGCGAGCGCTGGGCCGGCCGTGCACTCAACATCCACCACAGCTTCCTGCCGTCGTTCGTCGGTGCCCGGCCCTACCACCAGGCGTTCGCCCGCGGAGTGAAGCTGATCGGTGCGACGTGCCACTACGTGACGGCCGAACTCGACGCGGGCCCCATCGTCGAACAGGACGTCATTCGCGTCGATCACTCCGACGAAACCACCGACATGGTCCGCCAGGGCCGGGACATCGAGAAACTCGTCCTCTCCCGCGGCCTGCGCTGGCACCTGGAGGATCGCGTCCTCGTGCACGGCAGAAAGACGGTCGTTTTCAGTTAG
- a CDS encoding heparin-binding hemagglutinin produces MTDPKNLDNVKTPLYAAVGAGDAVVQAVADVVAQVRSRAETRTSEVTDRVDTARARIADLSEDVTEGVESLRERLTNLPAELPDEIADLRERFTPDELRKVAEAYLKVASDLYTSLAERGEETVERIRRTPAVEEGLERANAAANDVVDLTEQALGTVASQTRAVGERAAALAGIASEKVRDTAEDISDAADDIADEIDDAGEGAKDKAVEVSDKVSGQAGKVESKTRGTANSPIKRAAPAKKATPATAAKSATPAKKAPAKKTTR; encoded by the coding sequence ATGACTGATCCCAAGAACCTCGACAACGTCAAGACGCCCCTCTACGCCGCCGTCGGTGCAGGCGACGCCGTCGTGCAGGCCGTCGCAGACGTGGTGGCCCAGGTGCGCTCGCGCGCCGAGACCCGCACCAGCGAGGTCACCGATCGCGTCGACACTGCCCGCGCTCGCATCGCGGACCTGTCCGAGGACGTCACCGAGGGCGTCGAGTCCCTGCGTGAGCGCCTGACGAACCTCCCGGCCGAACTTCCCGACGAGATCGCCGACCTGCGCGAGCGTTTCACCCCGGACGAGCTTCGCAAGGTTGCCGAGGCGTACCTCAAGGTTGCCTCCGATCTGTACACCTCGCTTGCCGAGCGCGGCGAGGAGACCGTCGAGCGCATCCGTCGCACACCGGCAGTCGAAGAGGGTCTGGAGCGGGCCAACGCGGCTGCGAACGACGTTGTCGATCTGACCGAACAGGCACTCGGCACCGTTGCGTCGCAGACGCGCGCCGTCGGTGAGCGCGCCGCCGCCCTCGCAGGCATCGCCTCCGAGAAGGTGCGCGACACGGCCGAGGACATCTCGGACGCAGCCGACGACATCGCAGACGAGATCGACGACGCCGGCGAAGGCGCCAAGGACAAAGCAGTCGAGGTGTCGGACAAGGTGAGCGGGCAGGCAGGCAAGGTCGAGTCCAAGACTCGCGGAACTGCTAACTCGCCGATCAAGAGAGCTGCTCCGGCCAAGAAGGCAACACCCGCCACGGCAGCGAAGTCCGCTACGCCCGCCAAGAAGGCACCGGCCAAGAAGACGACTCGCTGA
- a CDS encoding iron-siderophore ABC transporter substrate-binding protein codes for MRTSRLSFLAPALAVTVALTMTACSSSDSSDSEAEGATVSTIFGDVTVPENPQRVVALGWSDAETALALGVQPVGASDWLAVGGDGLGPWVEESYDTAPTILGTYEVDIESVAALRPDLILWTRSTNDQATYDKLSELAPTVGAPVGTDIAYGTTWEGQTELVAEALGTQDEGQALIDETNADFDAAVAANPEFADKTVAIGTLYSGQLGAYVDGDARVDFMTKLGFVNSPVIQDQAEAGKFAIDLSAENVAQLDADLTIMFPIFQSADTITSDPSIQGLPVARDGRLVVLGDQNLSNSFSAGSAAGTRYAIENAVPLFAAPLKG; via the coding sequence ATGCGCACCTCTCGTCTCTCGTTCCTGGCCCCTGCTCTCGCGGTGACAGTCGCCTTGACCATGACCGCCTGCAGCAGCTCTGATTCATCCGACTCGGAGGCCGAGGGCGCTACGGTGTCGACGATCTTCGGCGACGTCACCGTGCCGGAGAACCCGCAGCGCGTCGTCGCGCTCGGGTGGTCCGATGCCGAGACAGCCCTCGCCCTGGGAGTCCAGCCCGTTGGTGCCAGTGACTGGCTCGCGGTCGGAGGCGATGGTCTCGGCCCGTGGGTCGAGGAGTCCTACGACACCGCACCGACGATCCTCGGCACGTACGAAGTGGACATCGAATCGGTTGCAGCACTCAGACCCGACCTGATCCTGTGGACGCGTAGCACCAACGACCAGGCGACGTACGACAAGCTCTCCGAGTTGGCACCGACCGTGGGCGCCCCGGTCGGCACCGATATCGCGTACGGAACCACCTGGGAAGGCCAGACCGAGCTCGTGGCCGAGGCTCTGGGCACGCAGGACGAGGGCCAGGCGCTCATCGACGAGACCAACGCCGACTTCGACGCAGCGGTGGCCGCGAACCCCGAGTTCGCCGACAAGACCGTCGCGATCGGTACCTTGTACAGCGGCCAACTCGGCGCCTACGTCGACGGTGACGCACGTGTCGACTTCATGACCAAGCTCGGCTTCGTCAACTCGCCCGTCATCCAGGATCAAGCCGAAGCCGGTAAGTTCGCCATCGACCTCTCGGCCGAGAACGTCGCGCAACTCGACGCCGACCTGACGATCATGTTCCCCATCTTCCAGTCCGCCGACACGATCACGAGCGACCCGTCGATCCAGGGACTCCCCGTAGCGCGCGACGGCCGTCTCGTCGTCCTCGGCGATCAGAATCTCAGCAATTCCTTCTCAGCTGGGTCGGCCGCAGGTACCCGGTACGCAATCGAGAACGCCGTTCCACTGTTCGCAGCCCCGCTGAAGGGCTGA